In one Methylobacterium sp. SyP6R genomic region, the following are encoded:
- a CDS encoding Lrp/AsnC ligand binding domain-containing protein: protein MQTFFVEIKCRLGKTYTVASALADREIASEIYSTAGHYDVLAKFHVDDGVDIGHFVAEHVQTIADIQDTRTIITFKAF, encoded by the coding sequence ATGCAGACCTTCTTCGTCGAGATCAAGTGCCGCCTGGGCAAGACCTATACCGTGGCTAGCGCTCTGGCCGATCGCGAGATCGCTTCCGAGATCTATTCCACCGCTGGTCATTACGACGTCCTGGCCAAGTTCCACGTCGATGACGGGGTGGATATCGGGCATTTCGTGGCCGAGCATGTGCAGACCATCGCGGATATCCAGGATACCCGCACCATCATCACCTTCAAGGCATTCTGA
- a CDS encoding UDP-glucose dehydrogenase family protein, whose product MRVAMVGAGYVGLVSGACFADFGHTVVCVDTAPEKITALKDGRIPIYEPGLDALVAENVRQERLTFTTNLAEAVAGADAVFIAVGTPSRRGDGFADLSYVYQAARDIAGAVTGPTVVVTKSTVPVGTGDEVERIVREARPDIAIAVASNPEFLREGAAISDFKRPDRIVIGADDPNAAAVVSELYRPLYLNHAPILVTSRRTAELTKYAANAFLATKITFINEIADLCEQVGADVQEVARGIGLDNRIGRKFLHAGPGYGGSCFPKDTLALVKTAQDAGSPVRLVETVVAVNDSRKRAMARKVVAACGGSVRGKRIAVLGLTFKPNTDDMREAPSLSIITGLQDAGARIVAYDPEGVEQSRPLLAEVEYAADPYACAAGAHALVIVTEWDAFRALDLKRLHGAMAEPVLVDLRNVYRPEDARRHGFTYASVGRP is encoded by the coding sequence ATGCGCGTTGCGATGGTGGGAGCGGGCTATGTCGGCCTGGTCTCGGGGGCGTGCTTCGCGGATTTCGGCCATACGGTCGTGTGCGTCGACACCGCGCCGGAGAAGATTACCGCCCTGAAGGACGGCCGCATCCCGATCTACGAGCCTGGGCTCGACGCTCTGGTGGCCGAGAACGTCCGCCAGGAGCGCCTGACCTTCACCACGAACCTCGCCGAGGCGGTGGCCGGGGCCGATGCGGTGTTCATCGCCGTCGGCACGCCGTCGCGCCGCGGCGACGGCTTTGCCGATCTCTCCTACGTCTATCAGGCGGCGCGCGACATCGCCGGGGCGGTCACCGGGCCGACCGTCGTCGTCACCAAGTCCACCGTGCCGGTCGGCACCGGCGACGAGGTCGAGCGCATCGTCCGCGAGGCCCGGCCGGACATCGCCATCGCGGTCGCCTCGAATCCGGAATTCCTGCGCGAGGGCGCGGCGATCTCCGACTTCAAGCGCCCCGACCGTATCGTCATCGGCGCCGACGACCCGAACGCCGCGGCGGTGGTGAGCGAGCTCTACCGCCCGCTCTACCTCAACCACGCCCCGATCCTGGTGACGAGCCGGCGCACCGCCGAGCTGACCAAGTACGCGGCCAACGCCTTCCTCGCCACCAAGATCACCTTCATCAACGAGATCGCGGATCTCTGCGAGCAGGTCGGCGCCGACGTGCAGGAGGTCGCCCGCGGCATCGGGCTCGACAACCGCATCGGCCGCAAGTTCCTGCATGCCGGTCCCGGCTACGGCGGCTCGTGCTTCCCGAAGGACACGCTGGCACTGGTCAAGACCGCGCAGGATGCAGGCAGCCCGGTGCGGCTCGTCGAGACGGTGGTGGCGGTCAACGACAGCCGCAAGCGCGCCATGGCCCGCAAGGTCGTGGCGGCTTGCGGCGGATCGGTGCGGGGAAAGCGGATCGCGGTGCTCGGCCTCACCTTCAAGCCGAACACCGACGACATGCGCGAGGCGCCGTCCCTGTCGATCATCACCGGCCTGCAGGATGCCGGCGCCAGGATCGTGGCCTACGACCCGGAGGGCGTGGAGCAGTCCCGCCCGCTGCTGGCCGAGGTCGAGTACGCCGCCGATCCTTACGCCTGCGCGGCCGGGGCGCACGCTCTCGTGATCGTGACCGAATGGGACGCGTTCCGGGCCCTCGATCTCAAGCGCTTGCACGGCGCAATGGCCGAGCCGGTGCTGGTCGACCTGCGCAACGTCTATCGGCCCGAGGATGCCCGCCGGCACGGCTTCACCTATGCCAGCGTCGGCCGGCCCTGA
- a CDS encoding type I polyketide synthase, with amino-acid sequence MTQRPDIAIIGRACRLPGASGVDSLWQMLIEGRCAVSRIPEDRWSLERMGHPRAQERGKSYTWAAGVIDDPWSFDPSVFGISPREAEQMDPQQRLLLELTWEALESAGLRPSAVAGSPIGVFVGASSLDYGNLRVLDTASGDAYAATGNTLSILSNRISYIFDLKGPSFTLDTACSSSLVALDAAVAAIASGRIDTAVVAGVNLLVSPFNFVSFSNASMLSRTGLCQAFSASADGYVRAEGGVVLVLQSAAAAARNGSTVRGVIAASKVNSDGRTTGISLPSGYAQGALLEEIYREAGVALDAITFMEAHGTGTPVGDPIEAGAIGGKLGRGRATPLPIGSIKTNIGHTEPVSGLAGLLKASLALEHDLLPPSLHSAELNPAIPFDELNLAVNRTLLPLPRTGQARFAGVNSFGFGGTNAHVILTDPAPVAVAAASAQPAAEVLLVSAQTKAALADLAQDYATRLDGADAAEIARVAAAAAHRRERLPVRAAIPLRDLDAEAVTEALRAIAEGEESPAAVVATAVERAGGVAFVYSGNGSQWAGMGRDAYALNPVFRARFDEADALFKPLAGWSLKDALFADDLEKRLALTSVSQPLIFAIEAASTAALKAVGLTPTAIVGHSVGEIGAAEAAGILTLEQAVKVIFYRSKHQEATRGLGTMAVLLAPVEEVQTFLADYPELDIAAYNSPKAVTVAGPVAAIDAAMKALARKRRRGRKLDLDYAFHGRLMDPIEAPLRRDLAGLKPSAGTVPLASTVTGDVLVGTAFDAGYWWRNIREPVRFSAAVQAAAQAGARIFVEVGPRPTLLPHIGDCLEPLGLDGATVGVLPKKTLEVDPFRRALAAALAAGAAIDEAVAFGADPAGSVALPHYPWQRKVFRLPETTEAVNPASARPYHPLIGARQGPDGLEWLAHLDVATVPELDDHRIDGQAILPGAGFAEMALAVGREIVRSESVTLADLEIQQPMVFAEEAVREVLCRFSPGANLVQILSRPRLSQAPWQLHAVAKLVEGETPLPPRLTGRDMAALPSETTVDGEALYARAKASGLGFGPSFRQVARSARLDDATIVSDLVPAEAHARYGVVPARLDSCFHGLILLFADLLGEAASRAYVPIRFGEIRLVRPGAAIARAVIRTRRCNERSILADFTLVDEAGEVIATLREGRFQALRMKGGNDLDAFAIRQFTELATEPTAIALEPQPAVAALVRRQAGSVTATGEAALGAGHMLLEGWATSLADRLARGLAVGSVVDVAASRRLPAALRPWLVNQLLALEVSGLADAAGDGRWRLRADVTLPEPDEIMRWIAADHPELSAELLLCADLGAVVSRVLAGSLADAPSLPQAALDAFSLRGATVRASADTVMRLLDDSVASLPRDRALRLLQVGFGPLSAQVATFAGLNEARLTVFEADRRLAERARLALPAGVTIVEDPAALGHAAFDAVLASDVLHRASRDLLSPLASSLAAGGLFAAVEPGASLFRDMVFGLDAGWFESHGDVPVGRLDDVAGWQRSLSAVGLVKVAADRAVTRNGNDLLLLAEAPPRPKAAAGQTFAFVIGSEDEFAAETASSLATLLVASGVHVSIILDSEASLRELERETPDTVVYLAGAFNRGGEPAERLRERCLGLKRCVEHLGTRPTRLWVVCPGATRDRGGLACGVEAGIWAFTRTLANEVASLDVRRIDLSTAISSKRASERLRDLILSGTPETEIVVDDDATRVVRFSQGARPARRSGPAAPAARLERSTTGGLNEMHWGPAERVAPGPGQIEIAVEATGLNFRDVLWALSMLPEEILEDGFAGPRLGLECAGRVAAVGAGVTAFKPGDRVVAFAQSGFSTHIVVPEMVVAAAPQGLSSEAAATTPVAFLTAFYGLVTLARLKAGEWVLVHGGAGGVGLAALQIARMRGARVIATAGSNEKRALVKALGAEHVLDSRSLAFVDDIRRITGDGVDVVLNSLFGEAMERSLNALKPFGRFVELGKRDYVANTHIGLRPFRRNLSYFGVDLDQLLQFQPDEGKRLFREVMALFTDGSLKALPYQPFAAEEVSDAFRLMQQSGHIGKIVIAPPKAGTILAETTKPFVVAPDRVHLVTGGLGGFGIEAARWLAERGARHIALVGRKAPTGEPALSTIAELKARGVAVQVESCDITDRASVQRLLERVEAKGVKLAGIIHGAMVLQDGLIANLDPAALEAVIAPKVIGAGHLDALTRDRALDYFVLFSSATTFIGNPGQGSYVAANGFMEGLARQRRRLGLPALAVAWGAIGDVGVLARNKAVMETLAGRVGVTPVDARKSLDLMAEALGVQGTAPDDAVIAIAAMHWGKARERLATLRSPSYASLGSEQQAEAGGQVAISIAGLLRAHDLDDVRKTVADAIVEDIARILRLPKDDISRVRQLSEIGLDSLMGVELGASLQERFGLDAPPSGVSSGQTVTELADTLIQSVAAPVDESAAAVVSLSQRHGGVESADAEALQSLQALVEKNSQDIKVITQ; translated from the coding sequence GTGACACAGCGTCCTGACATCGCGATCATCGGTCGGGCCTGCCGGCTTCCGGGCGCCTCCGGCGTCGACAGCCTCTGGCAGATGCTCATCGAGGGACGGTGCGCCGTCTCGCGCATCCCGGAGGACCGGTGGTCCCTGGAGCGCATGGGCCACCCCCGGGCGCAGGAGCGCGGCAAGAGCTACACCTGGGCTGCGGGCGTCATCGACGATCCGTGGTCGTTCGACCCGTCCGTGTTCGGCATCTCCCCTCGCGAGGCCGAGCAGATGGACCCGCAGCAGCGCCTGCTGCTGGAACTGACCTGGGAAGCCCTGGAGAGCGCGGGCCTGCGGCCGTCGGCGGTGGCCGGCAGCCCGATCGGCGTGTTCGTGGGCGCGTCCTCGCTCGATTACGGCAACCTGCGCGTGCTCGACACCGCCTCGGGCGACGCCTACGCGGCGACCGGCAACACGCTGTCGATCCTGTCGAACCGCATCTCCTACATCTTCGACCTGAAGGGGCCGAGCTTCACCCTCGACACCGCCTGCTCGTCGTCCCTCGTCGCGCTGGACGCCGCGGTCGCGGCGATCGCCTCGGGGCGGATCGACACGGCGGTGGTGGCCGGCGTCAACCTGCTGGTCAGCCCGTTCAACTTCGTGTCGTTCTCCAACGCCTCGATGCTGTCGCGCACCGGCCTGTGCCAGGCCTTCTCGGCCAGCGCCGACGGCTACGTGCGCGCCGAAGGCGGCGTCGTCCTGGTGCTGCAATCAGCCGCCGCCGCCGCCCGCAACGGGTCGACGGTGCGCGGCGTGATCGCCGCCTCGAAGGTCAATTCGGACGGGCGCACCACCGGCATTTCCCTGCCGTCGGGCTACGCACAAGGAGCCCTGCTGGAGGAGATCTACCGCGAGGCCGGGGTCGCCCTCGACGCGATCACCTTCATGGAGGCGCACGGCACCGGCACTCCCGTCGGCGACCCGATCGAGGCCGGCGCCATCGGCGGCAAGCTCGGCCGCGGCCGCGCGACGCCCCTGCCGATCGGCTCGATCAAGACCAATATCGGCCATACCGAGCCGGTCTCCGGCCTCGCCGGCCTGCTCAAGGCCAGCCTGGCGCTGGAGCACGACCTGCTGCCGCCCTCGCTGCACAGCGCCGAGCTCAACCCGGCGATCCCGTTCGACGAGCTGAACCTCGCGGTCAACCGTACGCTGCTGCCCCTGCCCCGTACCGGCCAGGCGCGCTTTGCCGGCGTCAACTCGTTCGGCTTCGGCGGCACAAACGCCCACGTCATCCTGACCGACCCGGCGCCGGTCGCGGTCGCCGCGGCCTCGGCGCAGCCGGCAGCGGAAGTGCTGCTGGTCTCGGCCCAGACCAAGGCGGCGCTCGCCGACCTCGCCCAGGATTACGCGACCCGCCTCGACGGCGCGGATGCGGCCGAGATCGCCCGCGTCGCGGCGGCGGCGGCGCATCGCCGCGAGCGCCTGCCGGTCCGCGCCGCGATCCCGCTGCGCGACCTCGATGCGGAAGCCGTGACCGAGGCCCTGCGGGCCATCGCCGAGGGTGAGGAGAGCCCTGCGGCGGTCGTCGCAACCGCGGTCGAGCGTGCCGGCGGCGTCGCCTTCGTGTATTCGGGCAACGGCAGCCAGTGGGCTGGGATGGGCCGGGATGCCTATGCCCTCAACCCGGTCTTCCGCGCCCGCTTCGACGAGGCCGATGCGCTGTTCAAGCCGCTCGCCGGCTGGTCGCTGAAGGACGCGCTCTTCGCCGACGACCTGGAGAAGCGTCTCGCGCTGACCAGCGTGTCGCAGCCGCTGATCTTCGCGATCGAGGCCGCCTCCACCGCGGCGCTCAAGGCCGTCGGCCTGACGCCGACCGCGATCGTCGGCCACTCGGTCGGCGAGATCGGCGCGGCGGAGGCCGCCGGCATCCTGACGCTCGAACAGGCGGTGAAGGTCATCTTCTACCGCTCGAAGCACCAGGAGGCGACCCGCGGGCTCGGCACCATGGCGGTGCTGCTCGCCCCCGTCGAGGAGGTGCAGACCTTCCTCGCCGATTACCCCGAACTGGATATCGCCGCCTATAACAGCCCGAAGGCCGTGACGGTGGCGGGTCCCGTGGCGGCGATCGACGCCGCCATGAAGGCGCTGGCGCGCAAGCGCCGCCGCGGCCGCAAGCTCGACCTCGACTACGCCTTCCACGGCCGGCTGATGGACCCGATCGAGGCGCCGCTGCGGCGCGACCTCGCCGGGCTCAAGCCCTCCGCCGGCACCGTGCCGCTCGCCTCGACGGTGACCGGCGACGTGCTCGTCGGCACCGCCTTCGACGCCGGCTACTGGTGGCGCAACATCCGCGAGCCGGTGCGGTTCAGCGCGGCGGTCCAGGCCGCGGCGCAAGCCGGTGCCCGGATCTTCGTCGAGGTCGGCCCGCGCCCGACCCTGCTGCCGCATATCGGCGACTGCCTCGAGCCGCTCGGCCTCGACGGCGCCACCGTCGGCGTGCTGCCGAAGAAGACCCTGGAGGTCGACCCGTTCCGCCGCGCGCTGGCGGCGGCGCTCGCCGCCGGTGCCGCGATCGACGAGGCGGTCGCCTTCGGCGCCGATCCGGCGGGCAGCGTGGCGCTGCCGCACTACCCCTGGCAGCGCAAGGTCTTCCGCCTGCCTGAGACCACCGAGGCGGTGAACCCGGCGAGCGCCCGGCCCTACCATCCGCTGATCGGCGCCCGCCAGGGGCCGGACGGGCTGGAATGGCTCGCCCATCTCGACGTCGCGACGGTGCCGGAACTCGACGACCACCGCATCGACGGCCAGGCGATCCTGCCCGGTGCGGGCTTCGCCGAGATGGCTTTGGCGGTCGGCCGCGAGATCGTGCGCTCGGAGAGCGTGACGCTGGCGGATCTCGAGATCCAGCAGCCGATGGTCTTCGCCGAGGAGGCGGTGCGCGAGGTGCTGTGCCGCTTCTCGCCCGGCGCCAACCTGGTGCAGATCCTGTCCCGGCCGCGCCTGAGCCAGGCGCCCTGGCAGCTCCACGCCGTCGCCAAGCTGGTCGAGGGCGAGACGCCGCTGCCGCCGCGCCTGACCGGCCGCGACATGGCCGCCCTGCCCTCCGAGACCACGGTCGACGGCGAGGCGCTCTATGCCCGCGCCAAGGCCTCCGGCCTCGGCTTCGGCCCGTCCTTCCGCCAGGTCGCCCGCTCGGCCCGGCTCGACGATGCCACCATCGTCTCCGATCTCGTGCCCGCCGAGGCCCATGCCCGCTACGGCGTGGTGCCGGCGCGCCTGGATTCCTGCTTCCACGGCCTGATCCTGCTCTTCGCCGACCTTCTCGGCGAGGCGGCGAGCCGGGCCTACGTGCCGATCCGCTTCGGCGAGATCCGGCTCGTGCGTCCCGGCGCGGCGATCGCCCGGGCGGTGATCCGCACCCGGCGCTGCAACGAGCGCAGCATCCTGGCCGACTTCACCCTGGTGGACGAGGCCGGCGAGGTGATCGCCACACTGCGCGAGGGCCGGTTCCAGGCCCTGCGGATGAAGGGCGGCAACGACCTCGACGCCTTCGCGATCCGCCAGTTCACCGAACTCGCCACCGAGCCGACGGCGATCGCGCTGGAGCCGCAGCCGGCCGTCGCGGCCCTGGTCCGTCGCCAGGCCGGTTCGGTCACCGCCACCGGCGAGGCGGCACTCGGCGCCGGTCACATGCTGCTCGAAGGCTGGGCGACCTCGCTCGCCGACCGGCTCGCCCGCGGCCTCGCGGTCGGCAGCGTCGTCGACGTCGCGGCCTCGCGCCGGCTGCCGGCGGCGCTTCGCCCCTGGCTCGTCAACCAGCTCCTGGCGCTGGAGGTCAGCGGGCTCGCCGATGCCGCGGGCGACGGGCGCTGGCGCCTGCGCGCCGACGTGACGCTGCCCGAGCCCGACGAGATCATGCGCTGGATCGCGGCGGATCATCCGGAGCTGTCGGCGGAACTCCTGCTCTGCGCCGATCTCGGCGCCGTGGTCTCGCGGGTGCTGGCCGGCTCCCTCGCCGACGCGCCGTCCCTGCCGCAGGCGGCGCTCGACGCCTTCTCGTTGCGCGGCGCCACCGTCCGGGCCTCGGCCGACACGGTGATGCGGCTCCTTGACGACAGCGTCGCGTCGCTGCCCCGCGACCGGGCGCTCCGCCTGCTCCAGGTCGGGTTCGGCCCGCTCTCGGCCCAGGTCGCGACCTTCGCCGGCCTCAACGAGGCGCGCCTGACGGTGTTCGAGGCCGACCGGCGTCTCGCCGAGCGCGCCCGCCTCGCCCTGCCCGCCGGCGTCACGATCGTCGAGGATCCGGCGGCCCTCGGCCACGCCGCCTTCGACGCGGTACTGGCGAGCGACGTGCTCCACCGCGCCTCCCGCGACCTCCTCAGTCCCCTGGCGTCGAGCCTCGCGGCCGGCGGCCTGTTCGCGGCGGTCGAGCCCGGCGCCTCGCTGTTCCGCGACATGGTGTTCGGCCTCGATGCCGGCTGGTTCGAGTCCCACGGCGACGTGCCGGTCGGCCGCCTCGACGACGTGGCGGGCTGGCAGCGCTCCTTGAGCGCCGTCGGCCTCGTCAAGGTCGCGGCGGACCGCGCCGTCACCCGCAACGGCAACGATCTCCTGCTGCTGGCGGAAGCCCCGCCCCGGCCGAAGGCCGCCGCCGGCCAGACTTTCGCCTTCGTCATCGGCTCCGAGGACGAGTTCGCGGCCGAGACCGCGTCGTCGCTCGCCACGCTGCTCGTGGCGAGCGGGGTCCACGTCTCGATCATCCTCGATTCCGAGGCCTCCTTGCGCGAGCTGGAGCGCGAGACGCCCGACACGGTGGTCTATCTCGCCGGCGCCTTCAACCGCGGCGGCGAGCCGGCCGAGCGGCTGCGCGAGCGTTGCCTCGGGCTCAAGCGCTGCGTCGAGCATCTCGGCACACGTCCGACCCGGCTCTGGGTCGTCTGCCCCGGCGCCACCCGCGACCGCGGCGGGCTCGCCTGCGGCGTCGAGGCCGGCATCTGGGCCTTCACCCGGACGCTTGCCAACGAAGTGGCCTCGCTCGACGTGCGCCGCATCGACCTGTCGACGGCGATCTCCTCGAAGCGTGCCTCGGAGCGCCTGCGCGACCTGATCCTGTCCGGCACGCCCGAGACCGAGATCGTGGTCGACGACGACGCCACCCGCGTCGTCCGCTTCTCGCAAGGTGCGCGCCCGGCCCGGCGTTCCGGCCCGGCGGCGCCGGCCGCGCGGCTCGAACGCAGCACCACCGGCGGCCTCAACGAGATGCATTGGGGCCCGGCCGAGCGCGTCGCGCCCGGTCCCGGCCAGATCGAGATCGCGGTCGAGGCCACCGGCCTCAACTTCCGCGACGTGCTCTGGGCCCTGTCGATGCTGCCCGAGGAAATCCTCGAGGACGGCTTTGCCGGCCCGCGGCTCGGCCTCGAATGCGCCGGCCGCGTCGCCGCGGTGGGTGCGGGCGTGACCGCCTTCAAGCCCGGCGACCGGGTGGTGGCCTTCGCCCAGTCGGGCTTCTCGACCCACATCGTGGTGCCCGAGATGGTCGTGGCGGCAGCACCCCAGGGGCTGTCCTCCGAGGCCGCCGCCACCACGCCGGTGGCCTTCCTCACCGCCTTCTACGGCCTCGTGACGCTCGCCCGCCTCAAGGCCGGCGAGTGGGTGCTGGTCCATGGCGGCGCCGGCGGCGTCGGCCTCGCGGCGCTCCAGATCGCCCGGATGCGCGGCGCCCGGGTCATCGCCACCGCGGGCTCGAACGAGAAGCGTGCGCTCGTCAAGGCGCTCGGCGCCGAGCATGTGCTCGATTCCCGCTCGCTCGCCTTCGTCGACGACATCCGCCGCATCACCGGCGACGGTGTCGACGTGGTGCTCAACAGCCTGTTCGGCGAGGCGATGGAGCGCAGCCTCAATGCGTTGAAGCCCTTCGGGCGCTTCGTCGAACTGGGCAAGCGCGACTACGTCGCCAACACCCATATCGGCCTGCGGCCATTCCGTCGGAACCTGTCCTATTTCGGCGTCGACCTCGACCAGCTGCTCCAGTTCCAGCCCGATGAGGGCAAGCGGCTGTTCCGCGAGGTGATGGCTCTGTTCACCGACGGCAGCCTGAAGGCGCTGCCCTATCAGCCCTTCGCCGCAGAAGAGGTCTCGGACGCGTTCCGGCTGATGCAGCAATCGGGTCACATCGGGAAGATCGTGATCGCGCCGCCGAAGGCCGGCACGATCCTGGCCGAGACGACGAAGCCCTTCGTGGTGGCGCCCGACCGCGTCCACCTCGTCACCGGGGGCTTAGGAGGCTTCGGCATCGAGGCGGCGCGCTGGCTCGCCGAGCGTGGTGCGCGCCACATCGCCCTCGTCGGCCGCAAGGCGCCGACCGGCGAACCGGCGCTCTCGACCATCGCCGAGCTCAAGGCCCGCGGCGTCGCCGTCCAGGTGGAATCCTGCGACATCACCGACCGCGCCTCGGTCCAGCGCCTGCTGGAGCGGGTGGAAGCCAAGGGCGTGAAGCTTGCCGGCATCATCCACGGCGCGATGGTGCTGCAGGACGGCCTGATCGCGAACCTCGATCCGGCGGCGCTGGAGGCGGTGATCGCCCCCAAGGTGATCGGCGCCGGCCATCTCGACGCGCTGACCCGCGACCGGGCGCTCGACTACTTCGTGCTGTTCTCCTCGGCCACGACCTTCATCGGCAATCCGGGCCAGGGCTCCTACGTCGCCGCCAACGGCTTCATGGAGGGTCTGGCCCGCCAGCGCCGCCGCCTCGGCCTACCGGCCCTGGCGGTGGCCTGGGGCGCCATCGGCGATGTCGGGGTGCTCGCCCGCAACAAGGCGGTGATGGAGACCCTCGCCGGCCGCGTCGGGGTGACCCCGGTCGATGCCCGCAAGTCCCTCGACCTGATGGCCGAGGCGCTGGGCGTGCAGGGCACGGCGCCCGACGACGCGGTGATCGCCATCGCGGCGATGCACTGGGGCAAGGCCCGCGAGCGCCTCGCCACCCTGCGCTCGCCCAGCTACGCCAGCCTCGGCTCGGAGCAGCAGGCGGAGGCCGGCGGCCAGGTCGCGATCAGCATCGCCGGCTTGCTCCGCGCCCACGACCTCGACGACGTCCGCAAGACCGTGGCGGATGCCATCGTGGAGGACATCGCCCGCATCCTGCGCCTGCCGAAGGACGACATCAGCCGCGTGCGCCAGCTCTCGGAGATCGGCCTCGACTCGCTGATGGGCGTCGAGCTCGGCGCGAGTCTGCAGGAGCGCTTCGGCCTCGACGCGCCGCCCTCCGGTGTGTCGAGCGGCCAGACCGTGACCGAACTCGCCGACACCCTGATCCAGTCGGTGGCGGCCCCGGTCGACGAGAGCGCGGCGGCGGTGGTCAGCCTGTCGCAGCGCCACGGCGGGGTCGAGTCGGCCGATGCCGAGGCGCTGCAATCCCTCCAGGCGCTGGTCGAGAAGAACAGCCAGGACATCAAGGTCATCACCCAATGA